From a region of the bacterium genome:
- the tkt gene encoding transketolase: MASWSPTDVDLVAVNTIRFLAVDMVERANSGHPGAPMGLAALGYTLFARHLRHSPTNPEWPNRDRFVLSCGHASALIYGLLHLSGYDLSLDEIKNFRQFGSKTPGHPEYGLTPGVETTTGPLGQGISTAVGMAIAHERLAAEFNQPDLTLFDYRTWVLASDGDLMEGVASEACSLAGHLKLGSLKVFWDDNRISIDGSTDLSFSENVAQRFAAYGWNILRVEDGNDLAALDAAAKLAAEETERPTLVVVRTHIGFGSPNKQDSSSAHGSPLGKDEVELTKKALGWPLDPRFHIPEETREAFSTTVSRGKRLEAEWKALRQTHRERHGEQAAELDRRLASHLPEGWESSLPVFTPADGPVATRKASGAVLNALAPVFPEFVTGSADLTGSVNTYLSDDGDFSASDRLARNFRYGVREHAMGAILNGLALSKAFIPYAGTFLVFSDYMRASVRLAALMEIGSIFVFTHDSIFLGEDGPTHQPEGHLASLRAVPQLTVLRPADANEVAAAWAVALERRDRPSAIVLTRQKLPILEQTAELARDGVARGGYILSEAPGGSPGGLLIATGSEVAIALEAQALLAAEGVEARVVSLPSWELFEAQNAEYRESVLPAWVTARVSVEAGASLGWHRYVGSQGATVAVDRFGASAPYADLLEPFGFTPTQVAGRLKALLSD; the protein is encoded by the coding sequence ATGGCCTCCTGGTCCCCAACCGACGTCGATCTGGTCGCCGTCAATACGATCCGATTCCTGGCCGTCGACATGGTCGAGCGCGCCAACTCGGGCCACCCGGGCGCACCCATGGGCCTCGCTGCCCTCGGCTACACTCTCTTCGCCCGCCATTTGAGACACAGCCCGACCAACCCCGAATGGCCCAACCGGGACCGGTTCGTGCTTTCCTGCGGACACGCCTCGGCCCTTATCTATGGATTGCTGCATCTGTCGGGTTACGACCTCTCGCTCGACGAGATCAAGAACTTCCGCCAGTTCGGTTCCAAGACACCCGGCCACCCCGAGTACGGCTTGACGCCGGGTGTCGAGACTACGACCGGCCCGCTCGGTCAGGGCATCTCCACGGCGGTCGGTATGGCCATCGCGCACGAGCGGTTGGCCGCCGAGTTCAACCAACCCGATCTGACGCTCTTCGACTACCGCACCTGGGTACTGGCCAGTGACGGAGACCTGATGGAGGGCGTCGCGTCCGAGGCCTGTTCCCTCGCCGGTCACCTGAAGCTCGGATCGCTCAAGGTGTTCTGGGACGACAACCGCATTTCAATCGATGGCTCAACCGACCTTTCTTTCTCGGAAAACGTCGCCCAGCGCTTTGCCGCCTACGGCTGGAACATTCTGCGAGTCGAAGACGGCAACGACCTCGCCGCTCTCGACGCCGCGGCCAAGCTCGCGGCGGAAGAGACCGAACGACCGACCCTTGTCGTCGTCCGCACCCACATCGGCTTCGGCAGCCCCAACAAGCAGGACTCCTCATCGGCGCACGGCTCGCCACTGGGAAAAGACGAGGTCGAGCTGACCAAGAAGGCTCTCGGCTGGCCGCTGGATCCGAGGTTCCACATCCCCGAGGAGACCCGCGAGGCCTTCTCGACCACCGTTTCTCGCGGCAAACGGCTCGAGGCCGAGTGGAAGGCGCTTCGGCAAACCCACCGCGAGCGCCACGGCGAGCAGGCCGCCGAGCTCGATCGACGACTCGCAAGCCATCTTCCCGAGGGTTGGGAGAGCTCGCTACCCGTCTTCACCCCCGCCGACGGCCCGGTCGCGACTCGCAAGGCCTCCGGGGCGGTCCTCAACGCCTTGGCGCCGGTGTTTCCGGAGTTCGTAACCGGTTCGGCGGACTTGACCGGCTCGGTCAACACCTACCTCAGCGACGACGGCGACTTCTCGGCATCCGACCGGCTGGCTCGCAACTTTCGCTACGGTGTTCGCGAGCACGCCATGGGCGCGATTCTCAATGGCCTGGCGCTGTCGAAGGCGTTCATTCCCTATGCCGGCACCTTCCTCGTGTTTTCGGATTACATGCGCGCCTCGGTGCGTCTGGCGGCGTTGATGGAGATCGGCTCGATCTTCGTCTTTACCCACGATTCGATCTTCCTCGGAGAAGACGGACCGACCCATCAGCCGGAGGGCCATCTGGCCTCGTTGCGCGCGGTTCCTCAGCTGACCGTCCTGCGACCCGCCGACGCCAACGAGGTTGCGGCCGCCTGGGCGGTGGCTCTCGAGCGCCGCGACCGGCCAAGCGCCATCGTATTGACCCGGCAGAAGCTGCCGATTCTCGAGCAAACCGCGGAGCTCGCCCGCGACGGTGTCGCTCGCGGTGGCTACATCCTGTCCGAGGCTCCCGGGGGCTCGCCCGGGGGGCTGCTGATCGCGACCGGCTCCGAGGTCGCGATCGCCCTCGAAGCCCAAGCTCTGCTCGCTGCCGAGGGCGTCGAAGCTCGGGTCGTGAGCCTGCCTTCATGGGAGCTGTTCGAGGCGCAGAATGCCGAGTACCGCGAGAGTGTTTTGCCCGCTTGGGTCACGGCCAGGGTCTCGGTCGAGGCCGGCGCGTCCCTGGGCTGGCATCGATACGTCGGCAGCCAGGGCGCGACCGTCGCGGTCGACCGCTTCGGCGCCTCGGCTCCGTATGCCGACCTTCTCGAGCCTTTCGGTTTCACGCCGACCCAAGTCGCCGGTCGCCTGAAAGCTCTGTTGTCGGACTAG
- a CDS encoding glutamate--tRNA ligase, protein MVRTRFAPSPTGYLHIGGVRTALFNWLFSRSRGGCFVLRVDDTDRERNLDETLAPILDGFRWLGIDWDEGPEVGGDYGPYYQSQRGELYQAAVDRLLASGHAYHDYASSEDLAEERKQAEADNRKFIYSRRFRAEAEADRERFESEGRQAVVRLEMPRAGECRFTDLIRGDMAFEWKREQDHVIQRADGSCLYHLASVVDDHEMAISHVIRAEEHLSNTPRQIFIAESLGYELPEYAHLPYVAEPGSKNKLSKRKLAKYLKHPEFARLTEHGEEIARTIGLSPDAETFNPVIVDFYETIGFLPEALLNYLVLLGWSLDDKTEHFDRAAMIESFSLERVQKSPASFDPIKLMTFEGRHMEELSIGERFELCRPFAERAGWALDTAEAADLRAIVAAAGDRIKVAGDVLQFEDFYRADDELDYDESAWNKRLAGPENAAGLLADFRRELAAMDAFDERHLEQVMRDFVESKSIKLGEIIHAVRVAATGKAVGFGMFETLAILGRGRTLARIDRALAQLAQLAQLARLDRTGPTGEE, encoded by the coding sequence ATGGTCCGCACCCGCTTCGCTCCGTCCCCGACCGGCTACCTCCACATCGGAGGCGTGCGCACGGCACTGTTCAACTGGCTGTTTTCGCGCAGTCGGGGCGGCTGCTTCGTCCTCAGAGTCGACGACACCGATCGTGAGCGCAATCTGGACGAGACCCTGGCACCGATTCTCGATGGCTTCCGCTGGCTGGGCATCGACTGGGACGAGGGACCCGAGGTGGGCGGCGACTACGGGCCCTACTATCAGTCGCAGAGAGGCGAGCTCTATCAGGCAGCCGTGGATCGGCTGCTGGCCTCGGGGCACGCGTACCATGACTACGCCAGCTCCGAGGATCTCGCCGAGGAGCGCAAACAGGCGGAGGCCGACAATCGGAAGTTCATCTACAGCCGCCGTTTCCGGGCGGAGGCCGAGGCCGATCGCGAGCGTTTCGAGTCCGAGGGACGGCAGGCGGTGGTGCGTCTCGAGATGCCGCGCGCGGGCGAATGCCGTTTTACGGATCTGATTCGCGGCGACATGGCCTTCGAGTGGAAGCGCGAGCAAGATCACGTGATCCAGCGGGCCGACGGCTCCTGCCTCTACCATCTGGCCTCGGTAGTAGACGACCACGAGATGGCGATCAGTCACGTGATTCGAGCCGAAGAGCACCTTTCAAACACGCCCCGCCAGATCTTCATCGCCGAGAGTCTGGGCTACGAACTGCCCGAGTACGCCCACCTACCCTATGTTGCCGAGCCCGGATCCAAGAACAAGCTTTCCAAGAGGAAGCTCGCCAAGTATCTGAAACACCCGGAGTTCGCGCGCCTCACGGAGCACGGCGAGGAGATCGCCCGAACCATCGGCCTGTCTCCGGACGCTGAGACCTTCAATCCGGTGATCGTCGACTTCTACGAGACGATCGGGTTCCTGCCCGAAGCGCTGCTCAACTATCTCGTGCTGCTGGGCTGGTCGCTCGACGACAAGACCGAGCACTTCGATCGGGCGGCGATGATCGAGAGTTTTTCACTGGAGCGGGTGCAGAAGTCGCCGGCGAGCTTTGACCCGATCAAGCTCATGACCTTCGAAGGGAGACACATGGAAGAGCTCTCGATCGGCGAGCGGTTCGAGTTGTGCCGGCCGTTCGCCGAGCGCGCCGGCTGGGCTCTGGATACAGCGGAAGCGGCCGATCTACGAGCGATCGTGGCGGCGGCCGGTGACCGGATCAAGGTGGCGGGAGACGTTCTCCAATTCGAGGACTTCTACCGTGCCGACGACGAGCTCGACTACGACGAGTCGGCCTGGAACAAGCGTCTGGCCGGTCCCGAAAACGCAGCCGGTCTGCTCGCCGATTTCCGGCGCGAGCTGGCCGCCATGGATGCGTTTGACGAAAGGCATCTCGAGCAAGTCATGCGGGACTTCGTCGAGAGCAAGAGCATCAAGCTGGGCGAGATCATTCACGCAGTACGTGTTGCCGCGACTGGCAAGGCGGTCGGATTCGGCATGTTCGAGACCTTGGCTATTCTCGGTCGAGGCCGTACGCTTGCCAGAATTGACCGGGCCCTGGCTCAGCTGGCTCAGCTGGCTCAGCTGGCCCGGCTCGATCGGACCGGACCAACGGGCGAGGAGTAA
- a CDS encoding glutamine--tRNA ligase/YqeY domain fusion protein, which produces MGDSAEPSGSHFIKSIIEEELASGKRTIVHTRFPPEPNGYLHIGHAKAICLNFGLAEEFGGPCNLRFDDSNPLTERQEYVDSIREDVRWLGFDWEDREYHASDYFEQLYDWALDLIKKGKAYVDDLTAEEIREHRGTLTEPGRESPYRNRTVEENLELFERMKGGDFPDGSKVLRAKIDMAAGNLNMRDPVMYRILHAEHYRRGNEWAIYPTYDFTHGQSDSLEEVTYSLCTLEFEDHRPLYDWFIENLEIFPSRQIEFARLNISHTLLSKRKLKRLVEEGHVSGWDDPRMPTLSGIRRRGYPPAAVRDFCNRIGIAKADSTVDMALLQHCVREELNRTALRRMVVLDPIKVVIENYPEGETEELEAVNNPEDESAGTRPVPFSRELWIERDDFMEDPPKKFFRLGPGREVRLRWAYFITCREVVKNDAGEIVELLCTYDPETRGGQAPDGRKVRGTIHWVSVGHSVPLEVRLYDQLFTKEDPNQVEEGGNFLDNLNVDSIATNSKARGEPSLAAAKPGQSFQFERKGYFCADSKDHSAEHPVFNRTVTLRDTWAKLQKRN; this is translated from the coding sequence TTGGGCGATTCAGCGGAGCCTTCGGGCAGTCACTTCATCAAGTCGATCATCGAGGAGGAGCTGGCTTCGGGAAAGCGCACGATCGTTCACACGCGGTTTCCTCCCGAGCCCAACGGCTATCTCCATATCGGCCACGCCAAGGCGATCTGTTTGAACTTCGGCTTGGCCGAGGAGTTCGGTGGCCCTTGCAACCTGCGCTTCGACGACTCGAACCCGTTGACCGAGCGTCAGGAGTACGTCGATTCGATCCGCGAAGACGTGCGCTGGCTGGGTTTCGACTGGGAGGACCGCGAGTACCACGCCTCGGACTACTTCGAACAGCTCTATGACTGGGCGCTCGACCTGATCAAGAAGGGCAAGGCCTACGTCGACGACCTGACCGCCGAGGAGATTCGCGAGCACCGCGGAACACTGACCGAGCCGGGACGCGAGAGCCCGTACCGGAATCGCACCGTCGAGGAGAACCTGGAGCTCTTCGAGCGCATGAAAGGAGGAGACTTCCCGGACGGATCCAAGGTGCTTCGAGCCAAGATCGACATGGCCGCCGGCAACCTCAACATGCGAGACCCGGTGATGTACCGGATCCTGCACGCCGAACACTACCGCCGCGGCAACGAGTGGGCGATCTACCCGACCTATGACTTCACCCACGGTCAGTCGGATTCACTCGAGGAGGTCACCTACTCCTTGTGCACTCTGGAGTTCGAAGATCACCGCCCCCTTTACGACTGGTTCATCGAGAACCTCGAGATCTTCCCGTCGCGCCAGATCGAGTTCGCGCGGTTGAACATCTCGCACACGCTGCTGTCGAAGCGCAAGCTCAAACGGCTGGTCGAGGAGGGGCATGTCTCGGGTTGGGACGACCCGCGCATGCCGACGCTCTCCGGGATCCGACGTCGCGGCTATCCGCCGGCCGCCGTTCGGGATTTCTGCAATCGAATCGGCATCGCCAAAGCCGACTCGACGGTCGACATGGCATTGCTCCAGCACTGCGTGCGCGAGGAGCTGAACCGTACGGCGTTGCGCCGCATGGTGGTGCTCGATCCGATCAAGGTCGTGATCGAAAACTATCCCGAGGGTGAAACCGAGGAGCTCGAGGCGGTCAACAATCCGGAAGATGAGTCCGCGGGTACGCGCCCGGTGCCTTTTTCCCGAGAGCTCTGGATCGAGCGTGACGATTTCATGGAAGACCCGCCGAAGAAATTCTTCCGGCTGGGCCCCGGGCGCGAAGTCCGGCTGCGCTGGGCCTACTTCATCACCTGTCGCGAAGTGGTCAAGAACGACGCCGGTGAGATCGTCGAGCTGCTTTGTACCTACGATCCCGAGACGCGCGGCGGCCAAGCGCCGGATGGCCGCAAGGTCCGCGGCACGATTCACTGGGTGTCGGTCGGGCATTCGGTACCACTCGAAGTTCGGCTCTATGACCAGCTGTTCACAAAAGAGGACCCGAACCAGGTCGAAGAGGGCGGGAACTTTCTCGACAACTTGAATGTGGATTCAATCGCGACGAACAGCAAAGCGCGGGGCGAGCCCAGCCTTGCCGCAGCCAAACCGGGGCAGAGCTTCCAGTTCGAGCGCAAAGGCTACTTCTGTGCCGACTCGAAGGACCATTCGGCCGAGCATCCGGTTTTCAATCGCACGGTCACCCTGCGCGATACCTGGGCCAAGCTCCAGAAGCGTAACTAA